ACAGAAACAGTTCGGGAGGGTAATCATACACTGTTTACTCACACTGTTTCTTACACATACACTACTTTCAGAAGTGCGACAAAACAGAAACAGTGCGGGTGGATGGTAAAACACTGCTCACTCACACTGTTGCTTACTCTTACACTAATCTCAGAAGTGCAAGTGTAAGAAACAGTGCGAGTGAACAGTCAAACACTGCCCACCCACACTGTTTCTCGCATTCGAACTATAAGCTCCCCCTCCTGGGCTCGAACCAGCCCCGATAGCTATCGGGGCTCTGATTAACAGTACTTCTCCATTAGTTTATCTATCATTTCCGGATACTTCTGAAGATTCTTGATGTAATTCGCGCTTTTCATCCTTTTGATGTGTGCCTCTATCTTCAAGGCATTCTCCATACACGAACAATCAATCATTAAGTACAATTCCCAGTCATTCGCTTTTGCAGTGAATTTTCCGCGTCCATACCCCTTAGTATTGTGCAGGTGCAGCCTGGCGCTTAGCGAAGTGGTAGCACCAATGTAAAATCTCTTCAGGCTTGCCGAATAAAGGATGTAAACAACCGCCTCCACGACTTTACTCAATTAATGATCCTCCTTTTAATATCCGGGTGTATAAACGAACAAAGCCACCGCAGAAATGCGATGGCTTTTGGGGCTCCGCCTCCTGGGCTCGAACCAGCCCCGATAGCTATCGGGGCTCTGATTAACAGTACTAATCTTTCCAAGAATCCCACGAATGATAGTAGTGCGACAAAACAGAAACAGTGCGAGTGAACAGTCAAATACTGTTCACCCACACTGTTTCTCGCATTCGAACTATAAGCTCACAAAAATGCGCAGTTCTCGAACGCCGAACTGGATTTTCTAGGTGTCTTCGCAGAAATCATCCAGGCGGAGCGTTCCGGAACGGAAGGATGACCGCCGGGGTCCAC
This genomic stretch from Bacteroidota bacterium harbors:
- a CDS encoding GIY-YIG nuclease family protein — translated: MEAVVYILYSASLKRFYIGATTSLSARLHLHNTKGYGRGKFTAKANDWELYLMIDCSCMENALKIEAHIKRMKSANYIKNLQKYPEMIDKLMEKYC